Proteins encoded within one genomic window of Setaria italica strain Yugu1 chromosome IV, Setaria_italica_v2.0, whole genome shotgun sequence:
- the LOC101785798 gene encoding transcription factor bHLH48, translated as MRHRLPLPPELPAAGGEIQAALIPAAAPATGPAVSASSAAGRGGGGGSFTALLGLPTSQAMELLLPRAAAAPPAPAPAPAPAPTFPSDPHLVDRAARFSAFASPSPSSPSPTPPPPPPPAPPAAAAAANAGKRKADQPADRASKGKSAKKGKTAEEKPAGGDGEDEKPAYVHVRARRGQATDSHSLAERARREKINARMELLKELVPGCSKVSGTALVLDEIINHVQSLQRQVEYLSMRLAAVNPRVDFGGLDSFLTTECGRIAGLNCKNGIDLEQVTWPEMGVHGARHLMQLQQQFWHGDLAHPHQAPSQWEKRGDGHPPVFSSSSPSLFGYDLTSSGAQQPPASKLKTEL; from the exons ATGCGACACCGCTTGCCACTGCCACCggagctccccgccgccgggggCGAGATCCAGGCAGCGCTGattcccgccgccgcgccggccacaGGGCCCGCCGTCTCCGCTTCATCCGCCgccggcagaggaggaggcgggggctcCTTCACGGCGCTGCTGGGGCTCCCCACCTCCCAGGCCATGGAGCTGCTCCTcccccgcgcggcggcggcgccgcccgctcccgctcccgcacccgcgcccgcgcccacctTCCCTTCCGACCCGCACCTCGTGGACCGCGCCGCGCGCTTCTCCGCGTTcgcgtccccgtccccgtcctcCCCGTCCCCaaccccgcctccgcccccgcccccggcccctcccgccgccgccgccgccgctaacGCCGGCAAGCGCAAGGCCGACCAACCCGCCGACCGCGCCTCCAAG GGGAAGTCAGCGAAGAAGGGGAAGACGGCGGAGGAGAAGcccgcgggcggcgacggcgaggacgagaAGCCGGCGTACGTGCACGTGCGGGCCAGGCGGGGCCAGGCCACGGATAGCCACAGCCTCGCCGAGCGG GCGAGACGCGAGAAGATCAATGCGAGGATGGAGCTGCTCAAGGAGCTGGTCCCCGGCTGCAGCAAG GTATCAGGAACAGCGCTGGTGCTGGATGAGATCATTAATCATGTTCAGTCTCTCCAAAGGCAAGTTGAG TACTTGTCAATGAGGCTCGCAGCTGTAAACCCAAGGGTCGACTTTGGTGGGCTAGACAGCTTTCTGACCACAGAG TGTGGAAGAATAGCAGGCTTGAACTGCAAGAATGGAATCGACTTGGAGCAGGTCACCTGGCCAGAAATGGGTGTTCATGGAGCAAGGCATCTGATGCAACTTCAACAGCAGTTCTGGCATGGTGATTTAGCGCATCCACACCAAGCGCCATCACAGTGGGAAAAGCGAGGGGATGGACATCCTCCCGTCTTTAGCAGCTCCAGCCCTTCTCTCTTCGGCTACGATCTAACAAGCTCTG